From one Cyanobacterium stanieri PCC 7202 genomic stretch:
- a CDS encoding protein of unknown function DUF901 (PFAM: Protein of unknown function (DUF901)~COGs: COG3688 RNA-binding protein containing a PIN domain~InterPro IPR010298~KEGG: cyc:PCC7424_2977 protein of unknown function DUF901~PFAM: protein of unknown function DUF901~SPTR: Putative uncharacterized protein), whose amino-acid sequence MVSTSSRIILLVDGYNIIGAWNSLKRIRDKNGLEYARQSLLDILVNYTGYKALETTVVFDAHYQKTPGYKEKYSDRVSVHYTSHNETADTYIEKYCASFQRKNPDTSTRIIVATSDQAQRHTVVGYGAEWMSAQHLAKEIDLTQKREKRNHRSRNKSQGRFLFNSLDSKTQKALTQMRFGTYR is encoded by the coding sequence ATGGTTTCTACTTCTTCTCGAATTATTTTACTGGTAGATGGTTACAACATCATCGGTGCGTGGAATTCTCTCAAAAGGATTAGGGATAAAAATGGATTGGAATATGCTCGACAATCCTTGTTAGACATTCTTGTTAATTACACTGGTTATAAAGCATTAGAAACAACCGTCGTATTTGATGCCCATTACCAAAAAACCCCTGGATATAAGGAAAAATACAGTGATCGTGTTTCGGTGCATTATACTTCTCACAATGAAACCGCAGACACTTATATTGAAAAGTATTGCGCTTCTTTTCAACGAAAAAACCCAGATACTTCCACCAGAATTATCGTTGCAACCTCTGACCAAGCACAACGCCACACAGTAGTTGGTTATGGGGCTGAGTGGATGTCTGCTCAACATTTAGCTAAAGAAATTGATTTAACCCAAAAAAGAGAAAAACGAAACCATCGCTCCCGTAATAAGTCTCAGGGGCGTTTTTTGTTCAACTCCTTAGATAGTAAAACTCAAAAAGCTCTTACCCAGATGCGTTTTGGTACTTATCGTTAA
- a CDS encoding HNH endonuclease (PFAM: HNH endonuclease~COGs: COG1403 Restriction endonuclease~InterPro IPR003615:IPR002711~KEGG: cyh:Cyan8802_2838 HNH endonuclease~PFAM: HNH endonuclease~SMART: HNH nuclease~SPTR: HNH endonuclease), protein MGKVLVLNASYEPLNITSWKRAVILLIKGKAEQLEHNGTFICQTFPLPSVIRLRYYVKVPYKEIPLTRKNVLERDRHTCQYCNYKGEQLTLDHVIPRSRGGPDTWENLVAACVRCNIRKGNRTPKESEMPLLKQPRKPYSSLHFEIVKCTKDNRNHEWKKYVIGI, encoded by the coding sequence ATGGGTAAGGTTTTAGTTTTAAATGCCTCCTATGAACCGCTGAATATCACCAGTTGGAAGAGAGCGGTAATTCTGTTAATCAAAGGCAAAGCGGAACAATTAGAGCATAATGGAACATTTATTTGTCAGACATTCCCGTTACCATCGGTGATTCGGTTACGGTATTATGTCAAGGTTCCTTATAAGGAAATTCCTCTGACTAGAAAAAATGTGTTAGAGCGCGATCGCCACACATGTCAGTATTGTAATTATAAAGGGGAACAACTAACATTAGATCATGTTATTCCTCGTTCTCGGGGAGGGCCTGATACTTGGGAGAATCTCGTGGCGGCCTGTGTGAGATGTAATATTAGAAAGGGAAATCGTACTCCCAAGGAATCGGAAATGCCTTTATTAAAACAACCGAGAAAACCCTATAGTAGTTTGCACTTTGAAATTGTTAAGTGTACTAAAGATAATCGCAACCATGAATGGAAAAAATATGTCATCGGTATTTAA
- a CDS encoding urea-binding protein (PFAM: Receptor family ligand binding region~TIGRFAM: urea ABC transporter, urea binding protein~COGs: COG0683 ABC-type branched-chain amino acid transport systems periplasmic component~InterPro IPR000709:IPR017777:IPR001828~KEGG: mar:MAE_06220 ABC-type UreA transport system substrate-binding protein~PFAM: Extracellular ligand-binding receptor~SPTR: Similar to P74390_SYNY3 Negative aliphatic amidase regulator;~TIGRFAM: urea ABC transporter, urea binding protein): MSKYSRRKFLLYGSATLGTSILLKACGDATTTTEGGEQTTAGGETTASSGDTIKVGILHSLSGTMAISETTVVEAEQLAIKEINANGGVLGKQIEAVIEDGASDWPTFAERATKLIDQDQVVTVFGCWTSASRQAVLPVFESKNHMLWYPVQYEGQECSRNIFYTGAAPNQQIEPAVQWLLDNKGDQFFLVGSDYVFPRTANTIIKEQLNALGGEVVGEDYLPLGNTEVTPIIAKIRAALPDGGIIFNSLNGDSNVAFFKQIQAAGLDPERYPVMSVSVAEEEVRQIGVEYLEGHYAAWNYFQTVETPENSSFVDAFRAEYGADRVTNDPMEAAYIMVYLWKQAVEAAGTADDLEAVRAAAVGQQLDAPHGPVTMQPNHHISKTVRIGQVRSDGLFDILYSTDGPVDPIPWNQFVPETQGYACDWTDPDKGGKYRI, translated from the coding sequence ATGTCTAAATATAGTAGAAGAAAGTTTCTTTTATATGGTTCTGCAACCTTGGGAACAAGTATTTTATTAAAAGCCTGTGGAGATGCGACCACTACCACCGAAGGGGGAGAACAAACCACCGCTGGAGGAGAAACCACTGCTAGTAGTGGGGATACCATCAAAGTCGGAATCTTGCATTCTCTCAGTGGCACCATGGCCATTAGTGAAACCACTGTGGTAGAAGCTGAACAGTTGGCAATTAAGGAAATCAATGCCAATGGTGGGGTATTAGGAAAACAAATAGAAGCCGTTATCGAAGATGGAGCGTCCGATTGGCCTACCTTTGCCGAAAGAGCGACCAAGTTAATTGATCAAGATCAGGTGGTAACAGTGTTCGGCTGTTGGACTTCTGCGAGTCGTCAGGCGGTTTTACCTGTGTTTGAGTCTAAAAACCACATGCTCTGGTATCCTGTGCAATATGAGGGTCAAGAGTGTTCTAGGAACATCTTTTATACAGGGGCTGCCCCTAATCAACAAATTGAACCCGCTGTACAATGGTTGTTGGACAATAAGGGTGATCAGTTTTTCCTAGTCGGTTCTGATTATGTCTTTCCCCGTACTGCCAATACTATTATCAAAGAGCAGTTAAATGCTTTGGGTGGGGAAGTTGTGGGAGAAGATTATTTGCCCCTAGGAAATACCGAGGTTACTCCCATTATTGCCAAAATCAGGGCGGCATTGCCCGATGGGGGAATTATTTTCAATAGCCTTAATGGTGATAGTAATGTGGCTTTCTTTAAACAAATTCAGGCTGCGGGTTTAGATCCTGAAAGGTATCCTGTGATGTCTGTGAGTGTTGCCGAGGAAGAGGTGAGACAGATTGGGGTGGAATATTTGGAAGGTCATTATGCGGCGTGGAATTATTTTCAAACTGTCGAAACTCCCGAAAATAGTTCGTTTGTTGATGCTTTCAGAGCTGAGTATGGGGCAGATAGGGTAACAAATGACCCCATGGAAGCTGCTTATATTATGGTTTATCTCTGGAAACAGGCGGTGGAGGCGGCTGGTACTGCGGATGACTTGGAAGCGGTAAGGGCTGCTGCCGTTGGACAACAACTGGACGCACCCCATGGACCTGTTACCATGCAACCTAATCATCATATTTCTAAAACTGTTCGGATTGGGCAGGTAAGAAGTGATGGATTATTTGATATTCTCTATTCTACTGATGGCCCTGTGGATCCAATTCCTTGGAACCAGTTTGTTCCTGAAACTCAAGGTTATGCCTGTGATTGGACAGATCCTGATAAGGGTGGTAAGTATCGGATTTAG
- a CDS encoding hypothetical protein (PFAM: Protein of unknown function (DUF2470)~COGs: COG0748 Putative heme iron utilization protein~KEGG: cyc:PCC7424_0522 hypothetical protein~SPTR: Putative uncharacterized protein), producing the protein MSEIIDQKVSDRICKHMNDDHQDAIILYAQAFANIDNVQSAVMISIDHEGMNIAVNNDPQNPVRINFDHTLTDAKDAHHTLVEMIKTAKSKQ; encoded by the coding sequence ATGAGTGAAATTATTGATCAAAAAGTGAGCGATCGCATTTGTAAACATATGAATGATGATCATCAAGATGCCATAATCTTATATGCCCAAGCCTTTGCCAATATTGATAATGTGCAAAGTGCGGTCATGATTTCCATTGACCATGAGGGGATGAATATAGCAGTTAATAATGACCCTCAAAATCCCGTCAGAATTAACTTTGACCATACCCTTACCGATGCCAAAGATGCTCATCATACCCTTGTGGAAATGATTAAAACGGCAAAAAGTAAACAATAA
- a CDS encoding RNP-1 like RNA-binding protein (PFAM: RNA recognition motif. (a.k.a. RRM, RBD, or RNP domain)~COGs: COG0724 RNA-binding protein (RRM domain)~InterPro IPR000504~KEGG: ava:Ava_3132 RNA-binding region RNP-1~PFAM: RNP-1 like RNA-binding protein~SMART: RNP-1 like RNA-binding protein~SPTR: RNA-binding protein), producing MSIYVGNLSYDVTEAHLTSAFADFGAVKRVYLPTDRETGRMRGFGFVEMDTEAEEDAAIEALDGAEWMGRDMKVNKAKPRENNRSSYGGGGNRNGNRFSRSR from the coding sequence ATGTCAATATATGTAGGCAACCTTTCCTATGACGTTACCGAAGCTCACCTTACCTCTGCTTTTGCAGACTTCGGAGCCGTCAAAAGGGTTTATTTACCTACCGACCGTGAAACTGGTCGTATGCGCGGTTTTGGTTTCGTTGAAATGGATACCGAGGCGGAAGAAGATGCAGCCATTGAAGCACTAGACGGTGCAGAATGGATGGGCCGTGACATGAAGGTAAACAAAGCTAAACCCCGTGAAAATAATCGTTCTTCCTATGGTGGCGGTGGTAACAGAAACGGAAATCGTTTTTCCCGTAGTCGCTAA
- a CDS encoding RNA polymerase, sigma 70 subunit, RpoD subfamily (PFAM: Sigma-70, region 4; Sigma-70 region 3; Sigma-70 region 2; Sigma-70 factor, region 1.2~TIGRFAM: RNA polymerase sigma factor, sigma-70 family; RNA polymerase sigma factor, cyanobacterial RpoD-like family; RNA polymerase sigma factor RpoD, C-terminal domain~COGs: COG0568 DNA-directed RNA polymerase sigma subunit (sigma70/sigma32)~InterProIPR000943:IPR017848:IPR014284:IPR012760:IPR 009042:IPR007627:IPR007624:IPR007630~KEGG: cyc:PCC7424_1979 RNA polymerase, sigma 70 subunit, RpoD subfamily~PFAM: sigma-70 region 3 domain protein; sigma-70 region 2 domain protein; sigma-70 region 1.2; sigma-70 region 4 domain protein~SPTR: RNA polymerase sigma factor;~TIGRFAM: RNA polymerase sigma factor; RNA polymerase sigma factor, sigma-70 family; RNA polymerase sigma factor RpoD): MTQAQEIFATITPTNDIDELLELGSNSSKSKTSVNVDTELTEIITEADSIGVADASNKKARKLPATRRRTQTKKKPFTEDSIRVYLQEIGRIRLLRAEEEIELARQIADLLDLEYIRATQIEHLGRIPTDEEWAIACDIPNMRQFNRRLHIGRRAKDKMVQSNLRLVVSIAKKYMNRGLSFQDLIQEGSLGLIRAAEKFDHEKGYKFSTYATWWIRQAITRAIADQSRTIRLPVHLYETISRIKKTTKMLSQKMGRKPTEEEIAEDMEMTIEKLRFIAKSAQLPISLETPIGKEEDSRLGDFIEADGETPEDEVSKNLLREDLENVLDSLSPRERDVLRLRYGLDDGRMKTLEEIGQIFNVTRERIRQIEAKALRKLRHPNRNSILKEYIR, from the coding sequence ATGACGCAGGCACAAGAAATTTTCGCAACTATCACCCCCACCAATGACATCGATGAGCTTTTAGAATTAGGATCGAACTCTAGTAAAAGTAAGACTTCGGTTAATGTGGATACGGAGTTAACGGAAATCATCACCGAAGCAGACTCTATTGGGGTTGCCGATGCTAGTAATAAGAAAGCCCGAAAACTTCCTGCGACTCGTCGTCGAACTCAAACTAAGAAAAAGCCTTTTACTGAAGATTCTATTCGTGTTTACCTTCAAGAAATTGGACGCATCAGACTTTTAAGGGCAGAGGAAGAGATTGAGTTGGCCCGTCAGATTGCAGACTTGTTGGATTTAGAATATATCCGTGCTACTCAAATTGAGCATTTAGGACGTATTCCCACCGATGAAGAATGGGCGATTGCCTGTGACATCCCTAATATGCGACAGTTTAACCGTCGTTTGCATATTGGCAGAAGGGCAAAAGATAAGATGGTTCAGTCAAATCTGCGTTTAGTGGTATCCATCGCCAAAAAGTATATGAACCGAGGGTTATCTTTTCAGGATTTGATTCAAGAGGGTTCGTTGGGTTTGATTCGCGCCGCTGAAAAGTTTGACCACGAAAAGGGTTACAAATTCTCCACCTACGCCACATGGTGGATTCGTCAAGCCATTACCCGTGCGATCGCAGATCAATCCCGTACCATTCGTCTCCCCGTGCATCTCTACGAAACCATTTCACGGATCAAGAAAACTACTAAAATGCTTTCTCAAAAAATGGGCAGAAAACCCACCGAGGAAGAAATCGCCGAAGATATGGAGATGACCATCGAAAAATTAAGATTCATCGCCAAATCTGCACAACTACCCATTTCCCTTGAAACCCCCATCGGTAAGGAAGAAGATTCTCGCCTCGGCGACTTTATCGAAGCTGATGGAGAAACTCCCGAAGATGAAGTATCCAAAAACCTCTTGCGCGAAGATCTTGAAAACGTCCTCGATTCCCTTAGCCCTCGCGAAAGAGACGTTCTCAGACTACGTTATGGTTTGGATGATGGACGCATGAAAACCCTAGAAGAAATCGGGCAAATATTTAATGTTACCCGTGAGCGTATCCGTCAAATCGAAGCTAAAGCATTACGCAAGTTGCGTCATCCTAACCGTAATAGTATCCTAAAAGAATATATTCGTTAG
- a CDS encoding hypothetical protein (InterPro IPR002114~KEGG: cyc:PCC7424_3995 hypothetical protein~SPTR: Putative uncharacterized protein), with amino-acid sequence MNTNSDKNWQERIEEIEAEIYDATPLNPPNNAQGSVIPIIKGWFSALPSGGKVIITVFGVMLLFSLISTVFSILKSLLSILVIGVVFYIAYKFVNSNGKE; translated from the coding sequence ATGAATACAAATTCAGATAAAAATTGGCAAGAAAGAATAGAAGAAATTGAAGCGGAAATTTATGATGCTACCCCATTAAATCCCCCAAACAATGCTCAGGGTAGTGTTATTCCCATTATCAAAGGTTGGTTTTCGGCTTTGCCCTCTGGGGGTAAGGTGATTATTACGGTGTTTGGGGTGATGTTGTTATTTTCCCTCATTAGCACTGTATTTTCTATTCTCAAATCTTTACTGAGTATCCTTGTGATTGGGGTGGTTTTTTATATTGCCTATAAATTTGTTAATAGTAATGGTAAAGAGTAA
- a CDS encoding NAD-dependent epimerase/dehydratase (PFAM: NAD dependent epimerase/dehydratase family~TIGRFAM: GDP-mannose 4,6-dehydratase~COGs: COG1089 GDP-D-mannose dehydratase~InterPro IPR001509~KEGG: cyc:PCC7424_3251 NAD-dependent epimerase/dehydratase~PFAM: NAD-dependent epimerase/dehydratase~SPTR: NAD-dependent epimerase/dehydratase), with product MTKKALICGISGQDGAYLAQLLIQKGYQVAGTSRDAQMCSFRNLELLGIKEQIQLESMALNDFRSVLQILMKTEPDEVYNLAGQSSVGLSFDLPVETLESIATGTLNLLEAIRFTHRPIKFYSAGSSECFGDIGVEAADENTPFRPRSPYGVAKSTAFWQVANYREAYNIFACSGILFNHESPLRPRRFVTQKIIDRVIDIAQEKEQLLSLGNINISRDWGWAPEYVEAMYLTLQHDRPEDFVIATGVSYKLEDFVACAFAYFDLDWQKYVRCDRTLLRPTDLAFSQGNPQKAKQILGWEAQYKMPDVVRGMIEAKLQISSAI from the coding sequence ATGACCAAAAAAGCATTAATCTGTGGCATATCAGGGCAAGATGGTGCCTATTTAGCCCAATTACTCATCCAGAAAGGTTATCAGGTGGCTGGTACTTCTAGGGATGCTCAGATGTGTTCTTTTCGCAATTTAGAGCTTTTGGGTATTAAGGAGCAAATTCAGTTAGAATCCATGGCACTTAATGATTTTCGTAGTGTCTTACAGATTTTGATGAAGACTGAACCTGACGAGGTTTATAATTTGGCGGGACAAAGTTCGGTGGGTTTGTCTTTTGATTTACCTGTGGAGACTTTGGAAAGTATTGCCACGGGGACTTTAAATTTATTGGAAGCGATTCGCTTTACCCATCGCCCCATCAAATTTTATAGTGCGGGTTCTAGTGAGTGTTTTGGGGATATTGGTGTTGAAGCGGCGGATGAGAATACCCCTTTTCGCCCTAGAAGTCCTTATGGGGTAGCAAAATCAACGGCTTTTTGGCAGGTGGCAAATTATCGGGAGGCTTATAATATTTTTGCTTGTTCGGGAATTTTGTTTAACCATGAGTCGCCGTTGCGCCCCCGTCGTTTTGTGACGCAAAAAATTATTGATCGGGTGATTGATATTGCCCAAGAAAAAGAACAGCTTTTATCTTTGGGTAATATTAATATTAGTCGGGATTGGGGATGGGCGCCTGAGTATGTGGAGGCGATGTATTTAACTTTACAACACGATCGCCCCGAGGATTTTGTCATAGCCACAGGGGTTAGTTATAAGTTAGAAGATTTTGTCGCCTGTGCGTTTGCTTATTTTGATTTAGATTGGCAAAAATATGTAAGGTGCGATCGCACCCTATTACGCCCCACAGATTTAGCCTTTAGTCAGGGCAACCCCCAAAAAGCAAAACAAATATTAGGTTGGGAAGCTCAGTATAAAATGCCCGATGTGGTGAGGGGAATGATTGAGGCAAAACTACAAATATCATCTGCCATTTAA
- a CDS encoding hypothetical protein (KEGG: syp:SYNPCC7002_A2825 hypothetical protein~SPTR: Putative uncharacterized protein) — protein sequence MFMNFEQEEKQLVNKLVTYSIELNGELILVENVPARVNEETGEQFFAPDVVERLQDIILGDEKPIDVRQVPVYEFRTVA from the coding sequence ATGTTTATGAATTTTGAACAAGAGGAAAAGCAATTGGTTAATAAATTGGTGACATACTCTATAGAGTTGAATGGAGAGTTAATTTTGGTGGAAAATGTACCTGCGAGAGTGAATGAAGAGACAGGGGAGCAGTTTTTTGCCCCTGATGTGGTGGAACGTTTACAGGATATTATTTTGGGTGATGAAAAACCGATTGATGTTCGACAAGTGCCTGTTTATGAATTTCGTACAGTGGCTTAA
- a CDS encoding hypothetical protein (KEGG: mar:MAE_51010 hypothetical protein~SPTR: Putative uncharacterized protein): protein MLRAIQQKIINGQFELSKHAFDQSIVRNIRIKEINEMITNGQIIEDYPDDKYGSSCLICGFTLANRPLHLHCSYPSRPILKIITLYQPNKQRWQNNFSTRR, encoded by the coding sequence ATGCTGAGGGCAATACAACAAAAAATTATCAACGGACAGTTTGAATTGTCCAAACACGCTTTTGATCAGTCTATTGTACGAAATATTAGAATAAAAGAAATCAACGAAATGATTACTAATGGGCAAATAATAGAAGACTATCCAGATGATAAATACGGTTCAAGTTGTTTAATTTGTGGTTTTACTTTAGCTAATCGTCCTTTACATCTTCATTGTAGCTATCCTTCTCGCCCAATTTTGAAAATAATAACTCTTTATCAACCCAATAAACAACGTTGGCAAAATAATTTTAGTACTAGGAGATAA
- a CDS encoding HerA-ATP synthase, barrel domain protein (PFAM: HAS barrel domain; Domain of unknown function DUF87~COGs: COG0433 ATPase~InterPro IPR018538~KEGG: cyh:Cyan8802_3692 protein of unknown function DUF87~PFAM: HerA-ATP synthase, barrel domain~SPTR: Putative uncharacterized protein), which yields MNKPLGSVIEGSLSEGLEVRLHPDISVEEMRVGKFLVVQGSRSKFFCLLTDVSLGTSTPRIFTHPPDPEDDFWREVLAGSDTYGTIEIAPMLMLTIDNSIKDDNPDTVTIKNAFGEFDSQLKLLPVKTIPSHFSQVYESTEQDFRSVFGWEDDPHKRNFAIGKPLDMEVPICIDLDRFVERSNGIFGKSGTGKSFLTRLLISGIIRKQAAVNLMFDMHSEYGWEAVSEGKNLNMVKGLRQLFPKEVEIYTLDPKSTHRRGVPNSRDLFLSYDQIEIEDLRLISRELGLSEASLDNANILAGEFGRNWIYQLINMTNEDIEMFCNEKQGHKGSIMALQRKLKRLESLKYMKSVCPHNYIEEILGILDGGKHVVVEFGSQGNMLSYMLVTNMITRRIHRAYVKKAETFLQTKNVMDKPRPLVITIEEAHRFLDSKIVHQTIFGTIAREMRKYFVTLLVVDQRPSGIDNEVMSQVGTRVTCLLNDEKDIDAIFTGVSGASGLRSVLAKLDSKQQALVLGHAVPMPVVVRTRAYDQQFYAQVGEPDWQTMDDEELKPKAEKAKADLGF from the coding sequence TTGAATAAACCTCTAGGATCAGTTATTGAAGGATCATTAAGCGAAGGTTTAGAAGTGCGCTTACATCCTGATATATCCGTAGAAGAAATGCGGGTAGGTAAATTTTTGGTGGTACAGGGAAGTAGATCAAAATTTTTCTGTCTCCTCACCGATGTTTCCCTTGGTACATCTACCCCCCGAATTTTTACCCATCCCCCTGATCCAGAGGATGACTTTTGGCGTGAAGTATTGGCAGGGAGTGATACCTACGGCACCATCGAAATCGCCCCCATGCTTATGCTCACCATTGATAACAGCATTAAAGATGATAACCCTGACACTGTCACCATCAAAAATGCCTTTGGCGAATTTGACAGTCAATTAAAGTTACTGCCCGTTAAAACCATTCCTAGCCATTTTAGTCAGGTATATGAATCTACGGAGCAGGATTTTCGCTCGGTATTTGGTTGGGAAGATGATCCTCACAAAAGAAATTTTGCCATCGGTAAACCCCTTGATATGGAAGTGCCGATATGTATTGATTTAGATCGTTTTGTGGAACGTAGTAATGGTATTTTTGGTAAATCGGGTACAGGGAAATCTTTTTTAACTAGGTTGCTGATTTCTGGCATTATCCGTAAACAGGCGGCGGTTAACTTGATGTTTGATATGCACTCGGAATATGGTTGGGAGGCAGTCAGTGAGGGGAAAAACCTCAATATGGTAAAGGGTTTACGGCAATTATTCCCCAAAGAGGTAGAAATTTATACCCTAGATCCAAAATCCACCCATCGCCGAGGGGTACCCAATTCAAGGGATTTATTTTTAAGTTATGACCAAATCGAGATCGAAGATTTACGGCTCATTAGTCGGGAATTAGGTTTATCGGAAGCGAGTTTAGATAATGCCAATATTTTGGCGGGGGAGTTTGGCAGAAATTGGATTTATCAACTCATTAATATGACTAATGAGGATATAGAAATGTTCTGTAATGAAAAACAAGGACATAAAGGCTCTATCATGGCACTTCAACGGAAGTTAAAACGTTTAGAAAGCCTCAAGTATATGAAATCGGTATGTCCTCACAATTATATCGAGGAAATTTTGGGCATTCTTGACGGTGGTAAACACGTAGTGGTGGAATTTGGCTCTCAAGGTAATATGCTTTCTTATATGTTGGTGACGAATATGATTACCCGTAGGATTCACCGTGCCTATGTAAAAAAAGCGGAGACTTTCTTACAAACTAAAAATGTGATGGATAAACCTCGTCCTTTGGTGATTACCATTGAGGAAGCGCACCGTTTTCTCGATTCTAAAATTGTTCATCAAACTATTTTCGGTACTATCGCCCGTGAAATGAGAAAATACTTTGTAACTTTATTGGTAGTAGATCAACGTCCTTCGGGCATTGATAATGAAGTGATGTCTCAGGTGGGAACAAGGGTTACTTGTCTTTTGAATGATGAAAAGGATATTGATGCTATCTTTACGGGGGTTTCGGGGGCAAGTGGGTTACGTTCTGTGTTGGCTAAGTTAGATTCTAAGCAACAGGCGTTAGTATTGGGTCATGCGGTGCCGATGCCTGTGGTGGTGAGGACGAGAGCCTATGATCAGCAGTTTTATGCACAAGTGGGTGAGCCTGACTGGCAAACCATGGATGATGAAGAACTGAAGCCAAAAGCAGAAAAAGCCAAGGCTGACCTCGGCTTTTAA